The Euphorbia lathyris chromosome 3, ddEupLath1.1, whole genome shotgun sequence genome contains a region encoding:
- the LOC136223941 gene encoding stemmadenine O-acetyltransferase-like, with amino-acid sequence MEVSVVSVESIRPSSSHVRHLKPFNLCLLDQLIPNAYTPLILFYNTKNFHLKNTQITAQLKWSLSKTLNLYYPLSGRVKDNLIIENFDSGVPYFEARVNSHLSDFLRDHQIETLNRFLPYQNFYRQLDPTIPQLAVQVNVFDCGSIALGLCLSHKIMDGITSCSFLKTWAANFSGSYKNLIQPSLSESSSMFPPQKSLSSRYTSLMDGIWFGERRCKTRRFVFDANLIDLVYDPFDFFCLRR; translated from the coding sequence ATGGAAGTTTCAGTTGTATCAGTAGAAAGCATAAGACCATCTTCTTCACATGTTCGTCATCTCAAACCTTTCAATCTTTGCCTTTTAGACCAGCTTATACCCAACGCTTATACTCCTCTAATTCTCTTCTACAACACTAAGAATTTTCATCTGAAAAACACCCAAATCACAGCTCAACTAAAATGGTCACTCTCCAAAACTCTAAATCTCTACTACCCTTTATCAGGAAGAGTGAAAGACAACCTTATAATCGAAAACTTCGACTCGGGTGTTCCTTATTTCGAAGCACGAGTAAACAGTCATTTGTCGGATTTCCTCCGAGATCATCAAATAGAAACGTTGAATAGGTTCCTTCCATACCAAAATTTCTACAGACAACTTGATCCAACAATACCACAACTAGCTGTGCAAGTGAATGTTTTCGACTGTGGCAGCATTGCTCTCGGCCTGTGTTTGTCCCACAAGATCATGGATGGAATAACATCCTGTTCCTTTCTTAAGACATGGGCAGCCAATTTTAGTGGTTCCTATAAAAACCTCATACAGCCTAGTCTATCCGAGTCTTCGTCGATGTTTCCACCGCAGAAATCATTGTCTTCTCGCTATACATCATTGATGGATGGCATTTGGTTCGGTGAACGCAGGTGCAAGACAAGGCGATTCGTGTTCGATGctaatttgattgatttggtGTATGATCCTTTCGATTTCTTCTGTTTGAGAagatga